One region of Anoplopoma fimbria isolate UVic2021 breed Golden Eagle Sablefish chromosome 10, Afim_UVic_2022, whole genome shotgun sequence genomic DNA includes:
- the LOC129097506 gene encoding microtubule-actin cross-linking factor 1, isoforms 6/7-like: MVCGVNLGILLICLVQAEHVCCLLAQQAQRQNSIANVGFLQHGGGFAGSYPQNQLRRSSVSTGSAQSSSLNTDTAVSGGYGQRFPSSGDTQTVSQPDSAYASVRLALRSSVSKPNWLTTNLNQETVQKMPKKQPFRLSTPIASASTASKYAQNPISKTRTWPVQQGSPRTGIDQSSSSESLQSPRETYSFKSASHQAAEQKVPAVAETPAYSGQNGYFRSMKSSSFSSTDAAAPNRIPVRTRTSASAVGRRVPLRRSSVASTPSHFQPHSGKTLSSYTSTEQIPSSTSSLQASWKSRNPTQGAGNLPSSGTSRSETSGQHFAPTTTHNIPQHFGGYAIRRLKEPADQKDGSVKKPQAYVAPQRPSSPKQAYVPPQQAYVAPQRPSSPKQAYVPPSRRTWPLSGRLLRSRRTWPPAGLRGPQRPSSPKQAYVALQRPSSPKQAYVAPQRPSSPKQVYVAPSS, translated from the exons ATGGTTTGTGGAGTTAATTTGGG GATCTTGCTGATTTGCTTAGTTCAAGCAGAGCATGTGTGCTGTTTGTTGGCTCAACAAG CTCAGAGACAAAACAGCATCGCAAATGTTGGCTTCTTGCAACATGGTGGTGGATTTGCTGGCAGTTATCCCCAGAATCAACTCAGACGGTCTTCTGTTTCTACCGGCTCGGCCCAGAGCAGTAGCCTCAACACAGACACAGCCGTTAGCGGTGGTTATGGTCAGAGATTTCCCAGTAGTGGCGACACACAAACTGTTTCTCAACCAGATAGTGCCTATGCTTCAGTCAGGTTGGCGCTGAGAAGCTCGGTGTCAAAACCTAACTGGCTAACGACTAACTTGAATCAGGAAACTGTGCAAAAGATGCCAAAAAAGCAGCCATTCAGACTCTCTACTCCTATTGCTAGTGCTAGTACTGCTAGTAAGTACGCTCAAAATCCGATTAGCAAGACGAGAACTTGGCCAGTCCAGCAGGGCTCACCAAGAACTGGTATAGATCAGTCAAGCAGTTCTGAATCTCTTCAAAGTCCGAGGGAAACGTACTCCTTTAAATCTGCCTCCCACCAGGCAGCAGAACAAAAAGTTCCAGCTGTTGCTGAAACTCCAGCCTACTCTGGACAAAACGGTTATTTTAGGTCTATGAAGTCTTCCAGCTTTTCTAGCACCGATGCTGCTGCACCAAACAGAATCCCTGTTCGGACGAGAACATCAGCCAGTGCCGTTGGTAGAAGAGTGCCTTTACGTCGTAGCTCTGTAGCCTCTACACCTTCACATTTCCAGCCACACAGTGGAAAGACTCTCTCAAGCTACACCTCCACTGAGCAGATCCCCAGCAGTACGAGTTCTCTCCAAGCGTCCTGGAAAAGCAGAAACCCGACGCAGGGAGCCGGTAACCTCCCTTCCTCTGGGACCAGCAGGTCGGAGACTTCTGGTCAGCACTTCGCCCCGACTACAACCCACAACATCCCTCAACACTTTGGTGGCTACGCTATCAGACGACTGAAAGAACCTGCTGACCAGAAGGACGGAAGTGTGAAAAAGCCACAGGCGTACGTGGCCCCCCAGCGGCCGTCTTCACCGAAGCAGGCGTACGTGCCCCCCCAGCAGGCGTACGTGGCCCCTCAGCGGCCGTCTTCTCCGAAGCAGGCGTACGTGCCCCCCAGCAGGCGTACGTGGCCCCTCAGCGGCCGTCTTCTCCGAAGCAGGCGTACGTGGCCCCCAGCAGGCCTACGTGGCCCCCAGCGGCCGTCTTCACCGAAGCAGGCGTACGTGGCCCTTCAGCGGCCGTCTTCACCGAAGCAGGCGTACGTGGCCCCTCAGCGGCCGTCTTCTCCGAAGCAGGTGTACGTGGCCCCCAGCAGCTGA